In Amycolatopsis endophytica, the following are encoded in one genomic region:
- a CDS encoding potassium-transporting ATPase subunit C: protein MIKTLLKQTGAGLRVLLVFTVLLGVVYPLGVWAVSRIPGLHDNAEGSLVTVNGQVVGSSLIGIDPVAADPAHDPYFHTRPSATDDPSVSGGSNQGGFSEDLLAEIGERKAAIAQREGVAPDAVPADAVTASASSLDPTISVAYADLQVARVARNTGLAEERVRQLVGANTTGHGIGIPGVNVLRLNLAVQQAGAH, encoded by the coding sequence ATGATCAAGACATTGCTCAAGCAGACCGGCGCCGGACTGCGGGTGCTGCTGGTGTTCACCGTGCTGCTGGGAGTGGTCTACCCGCTCGGCGTGTGGGCGGTTTCGCGGATCCCGGGACTGCACGACAACGCCGAAGGGTCACTGGTGACGGTGAACGGCCAGGTCGTGGGCTCGTCGCTGATCGGTATCGACCCGGTCGCGGCCGATCCCGCGCACGATCCGTACTTCCACACCCGGCCCTCCGCGACGGATGACCCGTCGGTGTCGGGCGGATCGAACCAGGGCGGGTTCAGCGAGGACCTTCTCGCCGAGATCGGTGAGCGCAAGGCCGCCATCGCGCAGCGCGAGGGCGTTGCGCCGGACGCGGTACCCGCCGACGCGGTGACCGCCTCGGCGTCGAGCCTGGACCCGACGATCAGCGTCGCCTACGCCGATCTGCAGGTGGCGCGGGTGGCACGCAACACCGGTCTGGCCGAAGAACGGGTCCGGCAGCTGGTCGGGGCGAACACCACCGGGCACGGCATCGGCATCCCGGGGGTGAACGTGCTGCGGCTCAACCTCGCGGTCCAGCAGGCAGGAGCACACTGA
- the kdpB gene encoding potassium-transporting ATPase subunit KdpB: MTVTQDKPVAAEEAPGQRVGAGVFNARQLLTSLPDALRKLDPRHQVRNPVMFVVWAGSALTTAFAVVEPSVFTILIAVWLWFTVVFANLAEAVAEGRGKAQAESLRRTKKETVARRIADGAEERVPGVELRVGDLVVVEAGEIIPGDGDVVEGIATVDESAITGESAPVIRESGGDRCAVTGGTTVLSDRIVVRITTKPGESFVDRMIALVEGASRQKTPNEIALTILLSTLTIIFLLAVVALQPMAAYSGSEQSVIVLTALLVCLIPTTIGALLSAIGIAGMDRLVQRNVLATSGRAVEAAGDVSTLLLDKTGTITFGNRRATELVPVGSTTPEQLAEAARLSSLADGTPEGRSVLELTEGTPVPDGGEFVPFTAQTRMSGLDLGARQVRKGAAGAVRDWVREHGGDFPDETERIVDEISEHGGTPLVVAELTGGRAFVRGVIRLSDVVKPGMRERFAELRRMGIKTVMITGDNPRTARAIAEDAGVDDYLAEAKPEDKMALIHREQEGGHLVAMTGDGTNDAPALAASDVGVAMNTGTSAAKEAGNMVDLDSDPTKLIEIVEIGKQLLITRGALTTFSIANDLAKYFAILPAMFVAIFPQLAALNVLHLATPRSAILSAVIFNALVIVVLIPLALRGVRYKPASASALLRRNLLIYGVGGIATPFLGIWLVDLVVRFIPGIG; the protein is encoded by the coding sequence ATGACCGTCACCCAGGACAAGCCCGTCGCGGCCGAGGAGGCACCCGGCCAGCGGGTCGGGGCGGGCGTGTTCAACGCCCGTCAGCTGCTGACCTCACTGCCGGACGCGCTGCGCAAGCTCGACCCGCGTCACCAGGTCCGCAATCCGGTGATGTTCGTGGTGTGGGCAGGCTCGGCGCTGACCACCGCGTTCGCGGTCGTCGAGCCGAGCGTCTTCACGATCCTCATCGCGGTGTGGCTGTGGTTCACCGTCGTGTTCGCCAACCTCGCCGAGGCGGTCGCCGAGGGCCGGGGCAAGGCGCAGGCGGAGTCGTTGCGGCGCACCAAGAAGGAGACCGTCGCGCGCCGGATCGCCGACGGTGCCGAGGAGCGCGTGCCGGGCGTCGAACTGCGGGTCGGCGACCTCGTGGTGGTCGAGGCGGGCGAGATCATCCCGGGTGACGGCGACGTGGTCGAGGGCATCGCGACGGTCGACGAATCGGCCATCACCGGCGAGTCCGCGCCGGTGATCCGCGAGTCCGGCGGCGACCGCTGCGCGGTCACCGGCGGCACCACCGTGCTGTCCGACCGGATCGTCGTGCGGATCACCACGAAACCGGGCGAGTCCTTCGTGGACCGGATGATCGCGCTGGTCGAAGGCGCCTCGCGGCAGAAGACGCCGAACGAGATCGCCCTGACGATCCTGCTGTCCACGTTGACGATCATCTTCCTGCTGGCCGTCGTGGCGCTGCAGCCGATGGCCGCCTACTCCGGCAGCGAGCAGTCGGTGATCGTGCTGACCGCGCTGCTGGTGTGCCTGATCCCGACGACGATCGGGGCGTTGCTGAGCGCGATCGGCATCGCCGGGATGGACCGGCTGGTGCAGCGCAACGTGCTCGCCACCTCCGGCCGCGCGGTCGAGGCCGCCGGGGACGTGTCGACGCTGCTGCTGGACAAGACCGGCACCATCACCTTCGGCAACCGGCGGGCGACCGAGCTGGTCCCGGTCGGCTCGACGACACCGGAACAGCTGGCCGAAGCCGCCCGGTTGTCCAGCCTCGCCGACGGCACGCCGGAGGGCCGCAGTGTCCTCGAACTGACCGAAGGCACCCCGGTGCCCGACGGTGGCGAGTTCGTGCCGTTCACCGCGCAGACCCGGATGAGCGGCCTCGACCTCGGCGCGCGGCAGGTGCGCAAGGGCGCGGCGGGCGCGGTCCGCGACTGGGTGCGTGAGCACGGCGGCGACTTCCCGGACGAGACCGAGCGGATCGTCGACGAGATCAGCGAACACGGAGGCACTCCGCTGGTGGTCGCCGAGCTGACCGGTGGACGCGCGTTCGTCCGTGGCGTGATCCGGCTGTCCGACGTCGTCAAACCGGGCATGCGGGAACGCTTCGCCGAGCTGCGCCGGATGGGCATCAAGACGGTGATGATCACCGGCGACAACCCCCGCACCGCGCGGGCCATCGCCGAGGACGCGGGTGTCGACGACTACCTCGCCGAAGCCAAGCCCGAGGACAAAATGGCGCTCATCCACCGCGAGCAGGAGGGCGGCCACCTGGTCGCGATGACCGGGGACGGCACCAACGACGCCCCGGCACTGGCCGCCTCCGACGTCGGGGTCGCGATGAACACCGGAACGTCGGCCGCCAAGGAGGCCGGCAACATGGTCGACCTCGACTCGGACCCGACGAAGCTGATCGAGATCGTCGAGATCGGCAAGCAGCTGCTGATCACCCGCGGCGCGCTGACCACGTTCAGCATCGCCAACGACCTGGCGAAGTACTTCGCGATCCTGCCCGCCATGTTCGTGGCGATCTTCCCGCAGCTGGCCGCGCTGAACGTCCTGCACCTGGCCACGCCGCGGTCGGCGATCCTGTCCGCGGTCATCTTCAACGCGCTGGTCATCGTGGTGCTGATCCCGCTCGCGCTGCGCGGCGTGCGGTACAAACCCGCCAGCGCGTCGGCGCTGCTGCGGCGCAACCTGCTGATCTACGGGGTCGGCGGCATCGCGACGCCGTTCCTCGGCATCTGGCTCGTGGACCTCGTGGTCCGCTTCATCCCAGGAATCGGGTAG
- the kdpA gene encoding potassium-transporting ATPase subunit KdpA, translated as MSDLTSGLITVGILVAALALVHKPLGDYMAHVFTSGKHLKVERGLYRAFRVDPSSEQRWPTYALSVLGFSLVSVVFLYLLQRLQPVLPLGLGRGAVDPGIAFNTAVSFVTNTNWQSYVPETTMGHLVQMAGLTVQNFLSAAVGLSVAIALIRGFTRSKTDRLGNFWVDLTRGTVRILLPMAFVFAIVLIALGVTQSLRSGVTVTGLDGNQSTLSLAPTASQEVIKELGTNGGGIFNANSAHPFENPNPWTDLIEIFLILVIPVSLTRTFGKLVGNRRQGFVLLSVMGLLWTFVLTVTWWAESHPNGPAALLAGANLEGKEQRFGIGASSLFATSTTGTSTGAVNSMHDSYSGLGGGMPLLHMLFGEVSPGGVGTGLYGILVMAIIAMFLAGLMVGRTPEYLGKKLGRREVTAAAIAMLAMPTVVLLGAGAALLMPGTPDALGNSGPHGLSEVLYAYTSTGNNNGSAFAGITVTDGWFSSSLSVAMLIGRFVPIIAVLCLAGSLAAQKKVPETAGTLPTTGPLFGSMLAGTIVLVAALTFVPALALGPIAEAMA; from the coding sequence ATGTCCGACCTCACGTCCGGCCTGATCACGGTCGGTATCCTCGTCGCCGCGCTGGCGCTCGTGCACAAGCCACTGGGCGACTACATGGCGCATGTGTTCACCAGTGGGAAGCACCTCAAGGTCGAGCGCGGCCTGTACCGCGCCTTCCGGGTGGACCCGTCCTCCGAGCAGCGCTGGCCCACCTACGCGCTGAGCGTGCTCGGGTTCTCGCTGGTGTCCGTCGTTTTCCTGTACCTGTTGCAGCGCCTGCAGCCGGTGCTGCCGCTGGGCCTCGGTCGTGGCGCCGTCGACCCGGGCATCGCGTTCAACACCGCGGTCAGCTTCGTCACCAACACGAACTGGCAGTCCTACGTGCCGGAAACCACCATGGGCCACCTGGTCCAGATGGCGGGACTGACGGTGCAGAACTTCCTGTCCGCCGCCGTCGGGCTGTCGGTGGCGATCGCGTTGATCCGCGGGTTCACGCGATCGAAGACCGACCGGCTCGGCAACTTCTGGGTCGACCTGACCCGCGGCACCGTGCGGATCCTGCTGCCGATGGCCTTCGTGTTCGCGATCGTGCTGATCGCGCTCGGCGTGACGCAGAGCCTGCGCTCGGGCGTCACCGTGACCGGCCTCGACGGCAACCAGAGCACGCTTTCCCTGGCGCCGACGGCGAGCCAGGAGGTCATCAAAGAGCTGGGCACGAACGGCGGCGGCATCTTCAACGCCAACTCCGCGCACCCGTTCGAGAACCCGAACCCGTGGACCGATCTGATCGAGATCTTCCTCATCCTGGTGATCCCGGTGTCGCTGACCCGGACGTTCGGCAAGCTCGTCGGCAACCGCAGGCAGGGATTCGTCCTGTTGTCGGTGATGGGTCTGCTGTGGACGTTCGTGCTCACCGTCACCTGGTGGGCCGAATCGCACCCGAACGGTCCCGCGGCGCTGCTGGCCGGGGCGAACCTGGAGGGCAAGGAGCAGCGGTTCGGCATCGGTGCTTCGTCGTTGTTCGCCACCAGCACCACCGGTACGTCGACGGGTGCGGTCAACTCGATGCACGACAGCTACAGCGGCCTCGGCGGCGGGATGCCGTTGCTGCACATGCTGTTCGGCGAGGTCTCGCCCGGCGGGGTGGGCACCGGCCTCTACGGCATCCTGGTGATGGCCATCATCGCGATGTTCCTGGCCGGACTCATGGTCGGGCGCACGCCGGAGTACCTGGGCAAGAAGCTGGGCCGCCGTGAGGTCACCGCCGCCGCGATCGCGATGCTGGCGATGCCGACGGTCGTCCTGCTCGGCGCCGGCGCGGCGCTGCTGATGCCGGGCACGCCCGACGCGCTGGGCAACAGCGGTCCGCACGGACTGTCCGAAGTGCTCTACGCCTACACCTCGACCGGCAACAACAACGGCAGCGCGTTCGCCGGAATCACCGTGACCGACGGGTGGTTCTCCTCGTCGCTGTCGGTGGCGATGCTGATCGGCCGGTTCGTGCCGATCATCGCGGTCCTGTGCCTGGCCGGTTCACTGGCCGCGCAGAAGAAGGTGCCGGAGACCGCGGGCACCCTCCCGACGACCGGGCCGCTCTTCGGCTCGATGCTCGCCGGAACCATCGTTCTCGTCGCGGCGCTGACGTTCGTCCCGGCGCTCGCGCTCGGTCCCATCGCGGAGGCCATGGCATGA
- the kdpF gene encoding K(+)-transporting ATPase subunit F — protein MNGTGLVADIVGAVLALGLIVYLFFALIKPERF, from the coding sequence GTGAACGGCACCGGTCTGGTGGCCGACATCGTCGGCGCGGTTCTCGCGCTGGGCCTGATCGTCTACCTGTTCTTCGCCCTCATCAAGCCGGAGAGGTTCTGA
- the asnB gene encoding asparagine synthase (glutamine-hydrolyzing) yields the protein MCGITGWVSYETDLTQRREVLDAMTGTMACRGPDDEGTWVAPHVALGHRRLAIIDLPGGRQPMSVSTPSGDVAMVYSGEAYNFSELREELEGKGHAFRTDSDTEVVLHGYLEWGEAVADHLNGMYAFAIWDARDDKLVMIRDRMGIKPFYYYPTRDGVLFGSEPKAILANPAAKRIVDADGLRELFSFTKKPGWSLWHGMSEVEPGTIVRVDRDGVHTRTYWTLEAREHTDDQETTVARVRELMTDIVHRQLVADVPRCVLLSGGLDSSAITGLAAARLREEGEQLRTFSVDFAGQEENFKPDEMRDTPDSPFIRDVAKLVDSAHQDVVLDPQALSDPAVRRAVLEARDIPAGMGDMDTSLYLLFKAIRAESTVALSGESADEVFGGYRWFHDDTARNADTFPWLAFRTGVQDGGNLLRGDVSRRLDLNGYIADEYRTALGRVQHIDGVSAEERRMREVCHLHLTRMVRALLDRKDRASMAVGLEVRVPFCDHRLVEYVYNTPWSLKTFDSREKSLLRHATKHVLPQSVVDRVKSPYPSTQDPGYAAALQQQAKDVLATTDSPVFELADRGWVTDAVSQDPATMTSVTRRGLDRLLDLHHWFDIYRPELRVD from the coding sequence ATGTGCGGTATCACCGGCTGGGTCTCCTACGAGACCGACCTCACCCAGCGCCGCGAGGTGCTCGACGCGATGACGGGCACCATGGCCTGCCGCGGCCCGGACGACGAAGGCACGTGGGTCGCCCCGCACGTGGCCCTGGGTCACCGGCGGCTCGCCATCATCGACCTTCCCGGCGGACGCCAGCCGATGTCGGTGTCCACGCCGTCCGGCGACGTCGCGATGGTCTACAGCGGTGAGGCGTACAACTTCTCCGAACTGCGCGAGGAACTGGAAGGCAAGGGCCACGCGTTCCGCACCGACAGCGACACCGAAGTCGTGCTGCACGGCTACCTCGAATGGGGCGAAGCCGTCGCCGACCACCTCAACGGCATGTACGCCTTCGCGATCTGGGACGCCCGTGACGACAAGCTCGTCATGATCCGCGACCGGATGGGCATCAAGCCGTTCTACTACTACCCCACGCGCGACGGGGTGCTGTTCGGTTCCGAGCCCAAGGCGATCCTCGCCAACCCCGCGGCCAAGCGCATCGTCGACGCCGACGGCCTGCGCGAACTGTTCTCCTTCACCAAGAAGCCCGGCTGGTCGCTGTGGCACGGAATGTCCGAAGTGGAGCCCGGCACGATCGTCCGGGTCGACCGCGACGGTGTGCACACCCGCACCTACTGGACCCTCGAAGCCCGCGAGCACACCGACGACCAGGAAACGACGGTCGCGCGCGTGCGGGAGCTGATGACCGACATCGTGCACCGCCAGCTGGTGGCCGACGTGCCGCGCTGTGTGCTGCTTTCGGGGGGTCTGGACTCCAGTGCCATCACCGGTCTGGCGGCCGCGCGGCTGCGCGAGGAGGGCGAGCAGCTGCGCACCTTCTCGGTCGACTTCGCCGGGCAGGAGGAGAACTTCAAGCCCGACGAAATGCGCGACACGCCGGACTCGCCGTTCATCCGGGACGTGGCGAAGCTGGTCGACTCGGCGCACCAGGACGTCGTGCTGGACCCGCAGGCTCTGAGCGACCCGGCGGTGCGCCGCGCGGTGCTGGAGGCGCGGGACATCCCGGCGGGCATGGGCGATATGGACACCTCGCTCTACCTCCTGTTCAAGGCCATCCGGGCGGAATCGACGGTGGCGCTGTCCGGCGAGTCGGCCGACGAGGTGTTCGGCGGGTACCGCTGGTTCCACGACGACACCGCCCGCAACGCCGACACGTTCCCGTGGCTGGCCTTCCGCACCGGCGTCCAGGACGGCGGCAACCTGCTGCGCGGCGACGTCTCACGGAGGCTCGACCTGAACGGCTACATCGCGGACGAGTACCGCACGGCGCTGGGCAGGGTGCAGCACATCGACGGGGTTTCCGCGGAGGAGCGCCGGATGCGTGAGGTGTGCCACCTGCACCTGACGCGGATGGTGCGGGCGCTGCTGGACCGCAAGGACCGCGCGTCGATGGCCGTCGGCCTCGAAGTGCGGGTGCCGTTCTGCGACCACCGGCTCGTCGAGTACGTGTACAACACGCCGTGGTCGCTGAAGACGTTCGACAGCAGGGAGAAGAGCCTGCTGCGGCACGCGACCAAGCACGTGCTGCCGCAGTCCGTTGTGGACAGGGTGAAGAGCCCGTACCCGTCCACGCAGGACCCCGGCTACGCGGCGGCGTTGCAGCAGCAGGCGAAGGACGTGCTCGCGACGACGGACAGCCCGGTGTTCGAGCTGGCCGACCGCGGCTGGGTCACCGACGCCGTGAGCCAGGACCCGGCCACGATGACGTCCGTGACGCGCCGCGGCCTGGACCGGCTGCTCGACCTGCACCACTGGTTCGACATCTACCGGCCGGAGCTGCGAGTCGACTAG
- a CDS encoding general stress protein, with amino-acid sequence MTQAFTQTAFTNARTAPQLPTLPTGWPIGSYESYEQAQHAVDHLADNDFPVADVTIVGVEPMLVERVAGKLSWGKVLSSAAMSGAWFGIFVGLLLTMFTPGAGLLPILFGLVAGVAFSMVFAAISYGATRGRRDFVSQTQLVARRYDVLSQPRNAEKGRELLTNLAARTHVFN; translated from the coding sequence ATGACCCAAGCATTCACGCAGACCGCGTTCACCAACGCCCGTACCGCGCCGCAGCTGCCGACCCTGCCCACCGGCTGGCCGATCGGGTCCTACGAGTCCTACGAGCAGGCCCAGCACGCGGTCGACCACCTCGCCGACAACGACTTCCCCGTGGCGGACGTCACGATCGTCGGTGTCGAGCCGATGCTGGTCGAGCGCGTCGCGGGCAAGCTCAGCTGGGGCAAGGTGCTCTCCAGCGCCGCGATGTCGGGTGCCTGGTTCGGTATCTTCGTCGGCCTGCTGCTGACGATGTTCACGCCGGGCGCCGGCCTGCTGCCGATCCTGTTCGGGCTGGTCGCGGGTGTCGCGTTCAGCATGGTGTTCGCCGCGATCAGCTACGGAGCCACCCGCGGCCGCCGCGACTTCGTGTCGCAGACGCAGCTGGTCGCGCGCCGCTACGACGTGCTGAGCCAGCCCCGCAACGCCGAGAAGGGCCGCGAGCTGCTGACGAACCTGGCCGCACGGACGCACGTGTTCAACTGA
- the idi gene encoding isopentenyl-diphosphate Delta-isomerase, which translates to MPQEELVVLLDERLDPVGTAPKRTVHDAHTPLHLAFSCYVFDSRGRVLLTRRAVSKKTWPGVWTNSFCGHPGPGEDMADAIGRRAEQELGMTVTGLRKVLPDFRYTATDAGGIVENEFCPVWTAEADADPRPEPDEVCEWQWARWDDLVESMRRTPFVFSPWSRLQVPQLAVTLPIAATQR; encoded by the coding sequence GTGCCCCAGGAAGAACTCGTGGTGCTGCTCGACGAGCGCCTCGACCCGGTCGGAACGGCCCCGAAGCGCACGGTGCACGACGCGCACACCCCACTGCACCTGGCGTTCTCCTGCTACGTCTTCGATTCGCGCGGCCGCGTGCTGTTGACGCGCCGCGCGGTGAGCAAGAAAACGTGGCCCGGCGTATGGACCAACTCGTTCTGCGGCCACCCCGGCCCGGGCGAGGACATGGCGGACGCCATCGGGCGGCGCGCGGAACAGGAACTCGGCATGACCGTGACCGGCCTGCGGAAGGTGCTGCCCGACTTCCGCTACACGGCCACCGACGCCGGCGGGATCGTGGAGAACGAGTTCTGCCCGGTCTGGACCGCCGAGGCGGACGCCGACCCGCGCCCCGAGCCCGACGAGGTGTGCGAGTGGCAGTGGGCACGCTGGGACGACCTCGTGGAGAGCATGCGCCGTACGCCGTTCGTGTTCAGCCCGTGGTCGCGGCTGCAGGTCCCGCAGCTCGCCGTGACTCTCCCCATCGCCGCGACACAGCGGTAA
- the mutM gene encoding bifunctional DNA-formamidopyrimidine glycosylase/DNA-(apurinic or apyrimidinic site) lyase: protein MPELPEVEVVRRGLQAHVAGRGIARVEVLHPRAIRRHELGPDDFTGRLAGARIEAARRRGKYLWLELSGKEAILAHLGMSGQMLVQPEGTPDEKHLRVRVRFDDGGPELRFVDQRTFGGLALADLVDSDGALLPSSIAHIARDPMDPAFDPAQAVTALRSRRTEIKRALLDQTLVSGVGNIYADEALWRARLHGARPTGKLTRAQGAAVLEAATEVMNEALQAGGTSFDALYVNINGQSGYFERSLNVYGQGDRPCRRCGTAIRREPFMNRSSYFCPRCQPRPRRTN from the coding sequence GTGCCGGAGCTTCCCGAAGTCGAAGTGGTCCGCCGCGGGCTGCAGGCGCACGTCGCGGGGCGGGGGATCGCGCGTGTCGAGGTGCTGCACCCGCGCGCGATCCGGCGTCACGAGCTGGGTCCGGACGATTTCACCGGGCGGCTGGCCGGCGCCCGCATCGAAGCCGCGCGCCGTCGCGGCAAGTACCTGTGGCTGGAGCTCTCCGGCAAGGAGGCCATCCTCGCGCACCTGGGCATGAGCGGCCAGATGCTCGTCCAGCCGGAGGGCACCCCGGACGAGAAACACCTCCGCGTGCGTGTCCGCTTCGACGACGGCGGGCCGGAGCTGCGGTTCGTCGACCAGCGCACGTTCGGCGGGCTCGCGCTGGCCGATCTGGTCGACTCCGACGGCGCCCTGTTGCCGTCGTCCATCGCGCACATCGCCCGCGATCCGATGGATCCGGCGTTCGACCCCGCCCAGGCCGTCACGGCACTGCGCTCCCGCCGCACCGAGATCAAGCGCGCGCTGCTCGACCAGACCCTCGTCTCCGGCGTCGGCAACATCTACGCCGACGAGGCACTGTGGCGCGCCCGCCTGCACGGGGCCCGGCCCACCGGGAAACTCACGCGCGCCCAGGGCGCCGCGGTGCTCGAAGCGGCCACCGAAGTGATGAACGAGGCGCTGCAGGCAGGTGGCACGTCGTTCGACGCCCTGTACGTCAACATCAACGGCCAGTCCGGCTACTTCGAGCGCTCCCTCAACGTCTACGGCCAGGGCGACCGCCCCTGCAGGCGCTGTGGCACCGCCATCCGGCGGGAGCCGTTCATGAACCGGTCGTCCTACTTCTGCCCGCGCTGCCAGCCCCGGCCGCGCCGCACGAACTGA
- the rnc gene encoding ribonuclease III — MGGRSRSGGPAADPKPLLEALGVDFDAELLTLALTHRSYAYENGGLPPNERLEFLGDAVLGLVVTDHLYNAHPDLPEGQLAKLRASVVNMHALAGVARGLGEGGLGAHLLLGKGEELTGGRDKASILADGLEAVIGAAYLAHGIDAARALVHRLFDALLAEAPLRGAGLDWKTSLQELTASAGLGVPEYKVEDTGPDHRKEFSATVLVAGRDLGNGTGTTKKEAEQKAAETAWRSLSEELKPEGSE; from the coding sequence ATGGGGGGCAGGTCGAGATCGGGAGGGCCGGCCGCCGACCCGAAACCGTTGCTGGAAGCGCTCGGCGTCGACTTCGACGCCGAGCTGCTCACGCTGGCGCTCACCCACCGCTCGTACGCGTACGAGAACGGTGGGCTGCCGCCTAACGAGCGGTTGGAGTTCCTCGGCGACGCCGTGCTCGGTCTCGTCGTCACCGACCACCTGTACAACGCGCATCCCGACCTGCCGGAGGGGCAGCTCGCGAAGCTGCGGGCCAGTGTGGTCAACATGCATGCACTCGCGGGCGTGGCGCGCGGGCTCGGCGAGGGCGGGCTGGGCGCGCACCTGCTGCTGGGCAAGGGCGAGGAGCTCACCGGAGGACGCGACAAGGCGAGCATCCTCGCCGACGGCCTGGAAGCCGTCATCGGAGCGGCCTACCTGGCGCACGGCATCGACGCGGCCCGTGCGCTCGTGCACCGCCTGTTCGACGCGCTGCTGGCCGAGGCGCCGCTGCGCGGGGCCGGGCTGGACTGGAAGACGAGCCTGCAGGAGCTGACCGCGTCGGCCGGGCTGGGTGTTCCGGAGTACAAGGTGGAGGACACCGGGCCCGACCACCGCAAGGAGTTCAGCGCGACGGTCCTCGTGGCCGGGCGCGACCTGGGCAACGGCACCGGGACGACCAAGAAGGAAGCCGAGCAGAAGGCGGCCGAGACCGCGTGGCGCTCGCTCTCCGAGGAGCTCAAGCCCGAGGGCTCGGAGTAG
- the rpmF gene encoding 50S ribosomal protein L32, with protein sequence MAVPKRKMSRSNTRHRRAQWKATPVQLVPCSNRACRQPKPQHVACPTCGQYDGRQVVEPA encoded by the coding sequence GTGGCCGTCCCGAAGCGGAAGATGTCGCGCTCCAACACGCGCCACCGTCGTGCGCAGTGGAAGGCGACGCCCGTGCAGCTGGTGCCCTGCTCGAACCGCGCCTGCCGTCAGCCGAAGCCGCAGCACGTGGCCTGCCCGACCTGCGGCCAGTACGACGGTCGTCAGGTCGTCGAGCCCGCCTGA
- a CDS encoding YceD family protein → MSQQNDTPDARNPWVVDTRELGRRAGLSRTIQRTVPTSVELGVPDVIVVPRGAEVELDLLLESVVEGVLVTGTAAVRTTGTCSRCLDPISDEVEVDLTELFAYPDSTTDETTEEDEVMRLVDDRIDLEPLVRDAVVLALPQVPLCREDCPGLCPECGGKWADLEPGHGHETIDPRWAALVERFGDSSAGGPGRQA, encoded by the coding sequence ATGTCTCAGCAGAATGACACTCCCGACGCCCGCAACCCGTGGGTCGTCGACACCCGTGAGCTGGGCCGCCGCGCCGGCCTGAGTCGCACCATCCAGCGCACCGTGCCCACCAGCGTCGAGCTGGGCGTGCCCGACGTGATCGTCGTGCCCCGGGGCGCCGAGGTCGAGCTGGACCTCCTGCTCGAGTCGGTCGTCGAGGGCGTTCTGGTCACCGGGACCGCCGCGGTGCGGACCACCGGCACCTGCTCGCGCTGCCTCGACCCGATCTCCGACGAAGTCGAGGTCGACCTGACCGAGCTGTTCGCCTACCCGGACTCGACCACCGACGAGACCACCGAAGAAGACGAGGTCATGCGCCTGGTCGACGACCGGATCGATCTCGAACCGCTGGTCCGCGACGCCGTCGTGCTGGCACTGCCGCAGGTCCCGCTGTGCCGCGAGGACTGCCCGGGCCTGTGCCCCGAATGCGGTGGGAAGTGGGCCGATCTCGAGCCCGGGCACGGGCATGAGACGATAGACCCTCGGTGGGCCGCGCTGGTCGAGCGTTTCGGCGACTCGTCCGCGGGTGGGCCTGGCCGGCAAGCCTGA
- a CDS encoding DivIVA domain-containing protein, producing the protein MYRVFEALDELVTIVEEARGVPMTSSCVVPRGDMLELLDDVRDALPREVDDAQDVLDKRDDLIEKARSQAETTVGNASAEAERVTSEAATEAERMVVDAQAHAEQIMADARAEAERMIAAGQAEYHNLTERARAEAERMMQAGRDAYERAVEDGRHEQSRLVSQTEVVQAAHAESARIVDEAHAEADRQRTDCDAYVDGKLAEFSELLSTTLRTVDSGRNHLRAPGLGSQRQTPLYDFQP; encoded by the coding sequence GTGTACCGGGTGTTCGAGGCGCTGGACGAACTCGTCACGATCGTGGAAGAGGCACGCGGGGTGCCGATGACCTCCAGTTGCGTCGTGCCGCGCGGGGACATGCTCGAACTGCTCGACGACGTGCGCGACGCGCTGCCCCGCGAGGTCGACGACGCCCAGGACGTCCTCGACAAGCGCGACGACCTCATCGAGAAGGCCCGCTCCCAGGCCGAGACCACGGTCGGCAACGCGAGTGCCGAGGCCGAGCGCGTCACCTCCGAGGCGGCCACCGAGGCCGAGCGCATGGTCGTCGACGCGCAGGCGCACGCCGAGCAGATCATGGCCGACGCGCGTGCCGAGGCCGAGCGGATGATCGCCGCGGGACAGGCCGAGTACCACAACCTCACCGAGCGGGCCCGCGCCGAGGCCGAGCGCATGATGCAGGCCGGGCGCGACGCCTACGAGCGCGCCGTCGAGGACGGCCGCCACGAGCAGTCGCGGCTGGTGTCGCAGACCGAGGTGGTGCAGGCCGCGCACGCCGAATCCGCCCGCATCGTCGACGAGGCCCACGCCGAGGCCGACCGTCAGCGCACCGACTGCGACGCCTACGTCGACGGCAAGCTCGCCGAGTTCTCCGAACTGCTGTCCACCACCCTGCGCACGGTCGACTCCGGCCGCAACCACCTGCGCGCACCCGGCCTCGGCTCCCAGCGCCAGACGCCGCTGTACGACTTCCAGCCCTGA